In one Lolium rigidum isolate FL_2022 chromosome 3, APGP_CSIRO_Lrig_0.1, whole genome shotgun sequence genomic region, the following are encoded:
- the LOC124701202 gene encoding nascent polypeptide-associated complex subunit beta-like — MNVDKLKKMAGAVRTGGKGSVRRKKKAVHKTTTTDDKRLQSTLKRVGVNTIPGIEEVNIFKDDVVIQFQNPKVQASIAANTWVVSGTPQTKKLQDLLPTIINQLGPDNLDNLRRLAEQFQKQMPGADAGASIGAAQDDDDDVPDLVPGTTFEEAAEEKKEPEAKKEPEAEKKESS, encoded by the exons atgaatgtcGACAAGCTGAAGAAGATGGCCGGTGCCGTGCGCACCGGGGGCAAGGGCAGCGTGCGCAG GAAGAAGAAGGCGGTTCACAAGACCACGACCACTGATGACAAGAGGCTTCAGAGCACCTTGAAAAGAGTAGGAGTGAACACCATTCCTGGTATTGAAGAGGTCAACATCTTCAAGGATGATGTAGTCATCCAGTTTCAGAATCCCAAAG TGCAAGCATCCATTGCTGCAAACACATGGGTGGTCAGTGGAACACCACAGACAAAAA AGCTGCAAGATCTGCTGCCAACGATTATCAACCAACTGG GCCCTGATAACTTGGACAACCTGCGGAGGCTTGCTGAGCAGTTCCAGAAGCAGATGCCTGGTGCTGATGCTGGGGCCAGCATTGGTGCCGCtcaggacgacgatgatgatgttcCGGATCTCGTCCCAGGAACGACCTTTGAAGAGGCTGCAGAGGAGAAGAAGGAACCTGAAGCGAAGAAGGAACCGGAGGCAGAGAAGAAAGAATCGTCGTAA